The following are encoded together in the Gemmatimonadaceae bacterium genome:
- the rpsT gene encoding 30S ribosomal protein S20: MPKIASAKKNMRKSRAATVRNRAQRATLRTALKKAKAPGASQADKITAAKLADRAARKGLLHRNAAGRHKSQIARAK, from the coding sequence GTGCCAAAAATCGCATCCGCGAAAAAGAACATGCGGAAGTCCAGGGCCGCCACAGTGCGCAACCGCGCGCAGCGCGCGACGCTCAGGACCGCGCTGAAGAAGGCCAAGGCACCCGGCGCGTCGCAGGCTGACAAGATCACGGCTGCGAAGTTGGCCGACCGGGCCGCCCGAAAGGGGTTGCTCCATCGGAACGCTGCAGGGCGCCACAAGAGCCAGATCGCGCGCGCCAAGTAA